In Nitrospirota bacterium, one DNA window encodes the following:
- a CDS encoding DUF3486 family protein, which yields MAQHQRKHSSLDDLPGEVKKEVHALLIEPNITYEDVGAFLKTKGHDISKSAIGRYGKSFFNEVRETEMLRDQAALITSEPDKAMLLEKLTATMITKRLALALQNEEFDVMKNAKLIQAFAALQKSSMHREQWHTEVKDKIVKTADDVSKIAKKGGLTDDAAAQIRAKILGIAK from the coding sequence GTGGCCCAGCACCAACGCAAACATAGCTCTCTGGATGATCTACCCGGTGAAGTAAAGAAAGAAGTCCATGCATTATTGATCGAGCCAAACATCACATATGAAGACGTCGGCGCATTCCTTAAAACAAAAGGGCATGACATATCAAAGTCCGCAATAGGACGTTACGGAAAAAGCTTTTTTAACGAGGTCAGGGAAACGGAAATGCTTCGTGACCAGGCCGCGCTGATTACCTCCGAGCCGGATAAGGCAATGCTCCTTGAAAAGCTCACCGCGACAATGATAACGAAGCGCCTTGCCCTTGCCCTACAGAATGAAGAATTTGACGTTATGAAAAATGCAAAGCTCATCCAGGCATTTGCAGCCCTGCAGAAATCCAGCATGCACAGGGAGCAGTGGCATACAGAGGTCAAAGACAAAATCGTTAAAACCGCTGACGACGTTTCAAAAATAGCGAAAAAGGGCGGACTGACCGACGACGCAGCCGCGCAGATCCGCGCGAAGATTTTAGGGATAGCAAAATGA
- a CDS encoding ORF6N domain-containing protein: protein MKNNNWHKDDLRVNWNGQAVVSLPMVDRAHKLPEGNARRNFNRNKNRFIPRGTICPAQRGHCPGQKAAAERT, encoded by the coding sequence ATGAAAAATAATAACTGGCATAAAGACGATTTGAGAGTGAACTGGAACGGGCAGGCAGTCGTAAGCCTGCCGATGGTGGACAGGGCGCATAAGCTACCCGAAGGGAACGCCCGTAGAAACTTCAACAGGAACAAAAACCGGTTTATTCCGAGGGGGACAATTTGTCCCGCTCAAAGGGGTCATTGTCCCGGTCAAAAGGCGGCAGCAGAGAGAACATGA
- a CDS encoding fibronectin type III domain-containing protein yields the protein MKTIITSIALLILLPLTACAASLKLQWDAPTMECGTNQQIADQDIGGYKLNYRLESETAYQTVDVGKVTTYTLTGLKPAVYCVNAESYGAVGAGTCGVSNEVCKRAEVMPGAPVNMN from the coding sequence ATGAAGACAATCATAACAAGCATCGCGTTATTGATACTCCTGCCGCTGACGGCGTGCGCGGCATCATTGAAACTGCAATGGGACGCGCCCACGATGGAATGCGGGACTAATCAGCAAATAGCAGACCAGGACATCGGCGGATACAAGTTGAATTACAGATTAGAGAGTGAGACCGCTTATCAGACAGTGGACGTTGGTAAGGTCACGACCTACACGCTGACAGGATTAAAACCCGCTGTCTACTGCGTCAATGCGGAATCATACGGCGCAGTCGGCGCCGGCACATGTGGAGTATCAAACGAAGTTTGTAAACGTGCTGAAGTAATGCCGGGAGCTCCGGTGAATATGAACTGA